The following proteins are co-located in the Thermoplasmata archaeon genome:
- a CDS encoding DUF5611 family protein, which translates to MRSYSIKRSVKLNTEKLETILKTIFGTYKKDNDKYIVSYKALSKIEIILKDNKLLIETESNNNKDDYEETIKKYNEFLEQATGYTAKERSKK; encoded by the coding sequence ATGAGATCATACAGTATAAAAAGATCTGTAAAACTTAATACTGAAAAGCTAGAGACAATATTAAAAACTATATTTGGAACATACAAAAAGGACAATGATAAATATATTGTGTCTTATAAAGCGTTGTCAAAGATAGAAATTATCTTGAAAGACAATAAACTGTTAATAGAAACAGAAAGCAATAACAATAAAGATGACTATGAAGAGACCATAAAAAAATATAATGAATTTTTAGAGCAAGCTACTGGATATACTGCAAAAGAAAGATCAAAAAAATAA
- a CDS encoding class I tRNA ligase family protein translates to MGISISGEIFLTLPYDTDRNYESLISALYSDVYRLYLITTEKGENYEAFPTDLAFLSLAPRSLILPMDIFLKTYQKKEVTEPSEIEKSMAEFIPKIKVYSAELEQPLKALNEVFLKIWNINAIYLDKRPVLWCDNCHTTLTKAETTIQDRIKKKLYIKLKIDKDIYFICRDIDEIIRNVRGINVNPHETFTIMAFGTEKWIVPERIEDDVKNKIGIFAVNVSKSSGRIILSYFKDVPTLSIEKMASGPLAPSKNNVHYELMKNIDYQKYNPEFEVIYTEQVKLKTRHCIYCNEPVSMQELDAVYLKPTMINFTTIPANILKNFNFSNLLISSNLKTVPKMPLLKCHNCGKVEIGEKEKKCSCGGVLTLNFGYDPHFLTVGVYYLLRSTKNIGFLYKSEIEKRASLFMAFSHLRTQYFTKIKIVPVINQKIEDYLTQYDPPTFRLGVLLNEKLELSADSFKSARKFIKRIKDIVNYSKIYGVRESYDLDRWILSKLEKTKQEYVKNMDMLNYKRAFDSLKKFVDFYFSKTYIKLTRFQPLPKELIYGIFVLSYPFIPSIIDTLKLSYGFEKLNLNLGEFEIDEELETQMQKFLDIINSVMRIRKKYNIPLKKPLKRLVLVGKDEDLIFINTNISKLSIMTNIIRINTYPQWREIALKVEANREAIGKTYRQWQSKISDLLSSRDPLKVKEEIDRGSYELGVEGQTISITKNMVNFVQKVPDGYEEFDTPFGKGYLYTLQDEQTKKLYIINKIIRSIKIMRKDINMDYDDYVDISISDISDVKDMINANKEYFSSKLLYKKLNFDREVSGSYIVSWKIIEYNIDIGITPLFRSNVLKAFEHIPAINKDLALKLFDANITSVYELMHQTVESLQSLQIDENIASNIIGYLKNKEKFEVIRENNKYLCSLCGAELELNEDYCPRCLAPQNWQKIRLS, encoded by the coding sequence ATGGGTATTTCTATAAGTGGCGAAATTTTCCTAACTTTGCCTTACGATACTGACAGAAATTATGAGTCTTTAATTAGTGCACTTTATTCAGACGTATATAGATTGTATCTTATTACTACCGAAAAGGGTGAAAATTATGAAGCCTTTCCTACCGATCTGGCATTTTTATCTTTAGCGCCCAGAAGCCTGATCTTACCTATGGATATATTTTTGAAAACGTATCAAAAAAAAGAAGTCACTGAGCCATCAGAGATCGAAAAAAGCATGGCTGAATTCATTCCGAAGATCAAGGTTTATTCAGCAGAGTTAGAGCAGCCTTTAAAAGCTCTAAATGAGGTATTTTTAAAAATTTGGAACATAAATGCAATATATTTAGACAAAAGACCTGTTTTATGGTGTGATAACTGTCATACTACACTTACTAAAGCAGAAACTACTATTCAAGATCGCATAAAAAAGAAATTATATATTAAATTAAAGATTGATAAAGATATTTATTTTATTTGTAGAGACATTGATGAAATTATAAGAAACGTTAGAGGAATAAATGTAAATCCTCACGAAACATTTACTATCATGGCTTTTGGTACTGAAAAATGGATAGTACCTGAACGCATAGAAGATGATGTAAAAAACAAAATTGGTATATTTGCAGTAAATGTTTCGAAGAGCTCTGGCAGGATTATTCTCTCCTATTTTAAAGATGTCCCCACACTGAGCATTGAAAAGATGGCTTCTGGCCCTTTAGCTCCTTCAAAAAATAACGTACATTACGAATTAATGAAAAATATTGATTATCAAAAATACAACCCTGAGTTTGAAGTTATATATACAGAGCAAGTCAAGCTGAAAACAAGACATTGTATATATTGCAACGAGCCCGTTTCAATGCAGGAATTAGATGCTGTATATTTAAAGCCGACCATGATTAATTTCACTACTATTCCCGCAAATATTCTCAAAAACTTCAATTTTTCGAATCTATTAATCTCCAGCAATTTAAAAACTGTTCCGAAGATGCCTTTGTTAAAGTGCCATAATTGTGGTAAAGTAGAGATAGGAGAAAAGGAAAAAAAATGCAGTTGCGGAGGTGTACTTACTCTAAATTTCGGGTACGATCCTCACTTTTTAACAGTTGGTGTATATTATCTATTACGTAGTACAAAAAACATTGGTTTTTTATATAAATCTGAAATTGAAAAAAGGGCATCTTTATTTATGGCTTTTTCGCATTTGAGAACGCAATATTTTACAAAAATAAAAATAGTTCCGGTTATAAATCAGAAAATTGAAGATTATCTGACTCAATACGATCCTCCAACATTTAGATTAGGCGTATTACTAAATGAGAAATTAGAGCTTAGTGCTGATAGTTTTAAGAGCGCGCGTAAATTTATAAAGCGGATAAAAGATATAGTAAATTATTCGAAGATATATGGGGTTAGAGAGAGCTATGACTTAGATAGATGGATCTTATCTAAGCTTGAGAAAACAAAGCAAGAATATGTAAAAAATATGGATATGTTAAATTATAAAAGAGCCTTTGATTCATTAAAAAAATTTGTAGATTTTTATTTTTCAAAAACATATATAAAGCTCACCAGATTCCAGCCCTTACCAAAAGAATTAATATATGGTATATTTGTTCTCTCATATCCATTTATACCTTCAATTATAGACACACTAAAACTGAGCTATGGCTTTGAAAAATTAAATTTAAATTTGGGCGAGTTTGAAATTGATGAAGAGCTAGAAACTCAAATGCAAAAATTTTTAGATATTATTAATAGTGTTATGAGAATAAGAAAAAAGTACAATATACCATTAAAAAAACCTTTAAAAAGATTAGTGTTGGTAGGAAAGGATGAAGACCTTATATTTATAAATACTAATATTTCAAAGTTGTCAATTATGACAAATATCATTAGAATAAACACTTATCCTCAATGGCGGGAAATAGCCCTGAAAGTTGAAGCAAATAGAGAAGCTATAGGGAAAACATATAGACAGTGGCAAAGTAAAATCTCGGATTTATTAAGCTCTCGAGATCCTCTAAAAGTGAAAGAGGAAATAGATAGAGGCAGTTATGAGCTTGGAGTGGAAGGGCAGACGATCAGCATTACAAAAAATATGGTTAATTTTGTTCAGAAAGTGCCTGATGGCTACGAAGAATTTGACACTCCATTTGGAAAAGGGTATCTATATACCCTACAAGATGAACAAACTAAGAAATTGTATATTATCAATAAAATAATAAGAAGTATAAAAATTATGAGAAAGGATATAAATATGGATTATGATGATTATGTGGACATTTCAATAAGCGATATTTCTGATGTAAAAGATATGATAAATGCAAATAAAGAATATTTTTCAAGTAAATTGCTGTATAAAAAATTGAATTTTGACAGAGAGGTATCTGGATCATATATAGTTTCATGGAAGATCATAGAATACAATATAGATATTGGAATAACACCGTTGTTCCGGTCAAACGTATTAAAAGCTTTTGAACATATACCGGCAATAAATAAAGATCTAGCACTGAAATTATTTGATGCTAATATAACCAGTGTCTATGAGTTAATGCACCAAACTGTAGAATCTCTGCAATCATTACAAATAGATGAAAATATTGCAAGTAACATCATTGGATATCTAAAAAATAAGGAAAAATTTGAAGTGATTAGAGAAAACAACAAATATCTATGTTCGCTATGTGGCGCTGAACTAGAATTAAATGAAGATTATTGTCCCAGATGCTTGGCCCCTCAAAACTGGCAGAAAATAAGATTATCATGA
- the asnS gene encoding asparagine--tRNA ligase, whose product MDINSCLNDLYIDKKIEFKGWIYRTRESGKILFIIIRDSSNIIQCIVSKDNVSNTDFENAKKAGIESSVIVSGTLRKDQRAVTGYELDCDSFKVVNSAEPFPITKDKSDEFLSDNRHLWLRSREMTAILKIRSTIFYSLHEFFKKEGYYEVQAPMFVSSAVEGGSTLFEVPYFGAKMYLTQSSQFYLETFIYALEKVYTVAPSFRAEKSRTRRHLAEFWHAEAEVAWVSNEEMMNIEEKMIEYIISSVLNERIDELKYLKRDISILQNIKIPFKRIEYKDIINIGKDVGLDIDYGADLGADEEYAITKKFEVPVFVTNYPIELKPFYHRPDPNNPKVVLNHDLLAPEGYGEIIGGGERIYEPKELFDRIEKEHLNPNDYSWYIDLRKYGSVPHSGFGLGLDRLVMWIAGLEHIKLAVPYPRTMRRTYP is encoded by the coding sequence ATGGATATAAATAGTTGCTTAAATGATTTATATATAGATAAAAAAATAGAATTTAAAGGCTGGATTTACAGAACTAGAGAAAGTGGAAAAATACTATTTATTATAATACGCGATTCTAGCAATATAATACAATGCATAGTTTCCAAAGATAATGTATCAAATACTGATTTTGAAAATGCTAAAAAAGCAGGAATAGAATCTTCAGTAATAGTATCAGGAACACTCCGAAAAGATCAAAGAGCTGTTACGGGTTATGAACTGGATTGCGACAGTTTTAAGGTTGTTAACAGCGCTGAACCATTTCCTATCACTAAAGATAAAAGCGATGAATTTCTATCAGATAACAGGCATCTATGGCTCAGAAGCAGAGAAATGACCGCTATTTTGAAAATTCGCTCGACTATATTTTATTCACTGCACGAATTTTTTAAAAAAGAAGGATATTATGAAGTACAGGCTCCTATGTTTGTAAGCAGTGCAGTAGAAGGCGGATCCACACTTTTTGAAGTTCCTTATTTTGGAGCGAAAATGTACCTTACTCAAAGCTCTCAATTTTATCTTGAAACTTTTATTTACGCTCTTGAAAAAGTTTATACTGTCGCCCCTTCGTTCAGGGCTGAAAAATCAAGGACTAGAAGGCATCTTGCTGAGTTCTGGCACGCTGAGGCTGAGGTGGCTTGGGTATCTAATGAAGAGATGATGAACATTGAAGAAAAAATGATCGAATATATTATAAGTTCAGTGCTGAATGAGAGAATTGACGAACTAAAGTATCTTAAAAGAGACATATCTATATTACAAAATATAAAGATACCATTCAAGAGAATTGAATATAAAGATATAATTAATATTGGAAAAGATGTGGGTTTAGACATTGACTATGGTGCAGATCTGGGTGCTGATGAAGAATATGCAATAACTAAAAAATTTGAAGTACCGGTATTTGTTACAAACTATCCAATCGAATTAAAGCCTTTTTATCATAGGCCAGATCCTAATAATCCAAAAGTGGTGCTTAACCATGATCTGCTGGCACCTGAGGGATATGGCGAGATTATAGGGGGCGGTGAGAGAATTTATGAGCCGAAAGAGTTATTTGATAGAATTGAAAAAGAGCATCTTAATCCTAATGATTATAGCTGGTATATTGACCTGAGAAAATATGGATCTGTACCACACTCTGGATTTGGACTGGGACTTGATAGATTGGTAATGTGGATTGCAGGATTAGAACATATAAAGTTGGCAGTACCTTATCCAAGAACTATGCGGAGGACCTATCCATGA